Below is a genomic region from Medicago truncatula cultivar Jemalong A17 chromosome 3, MtrunA17r5.0-ANR, whole genome shotgun sequence.
aaagatcaaagcagagaaaagaagaataagacacaagcagttatcttggttccttccacaaatcggaagtagtccagtcccccttgcacttccaaggagatttcactataatcacaaagattacaaatgctcaatactctctaagtatgagacttctcaaaatgctcaagcacacaggcaagagtcttccaatgctcaagcactaagcaagagtcttccaatgctcaagcacgcaggcaagagtcttctgatcaaacaaaaatacagggaaatatgtttgacttgaacacttcatatacaatcagtggtgttcacaatacaatacttTCATACCCTAAATTTTGACCAAGGATCCCACGGACGTGCGTCGtttgactctgatcgatctctgatttttcagtgaaaatttggcagagaggtattttaaaatacctcatttttgttccGGTTGCGGGCCCTCTcctcacttttttatttattagtcttttagttttattttttaattttccatcttttattttttgcctTTCCTCCGTATTTTTATTCAGATTTACCTTTATCTTTTATTGTTATATCTTCCATTTTAAGGtcctatttttctctttcttttttacttttttttatggtaataaaataataaagtttcaataagttagatttttttttccgagATCCATTCTTTCCTCTGCTCAAACATGCCACCATCAGTGGCAAAAGTTACTCAAGTCAGCTTATTCTTTCCAAATCAAGCTAAAAAACGTTTCAGCCTTTAACAGTCACTTAATCACCCATCAAACCAATTCATGGTCCTTTAATCTATTTCCTTTTAAGAATTTGTATCAGCCTTTAAAAGAAAGAGGAGGAAATCAGAACAAACACGGACGATTTCCACAACCAAAAAAGCATCATCAAACCCTAGCCGCAAACCTGcatacaaaaatcaaataaaaaaaacctgcATACAACAACCCTCATACACCATCGTTCCAAACCAAATCTATCCATCCAAAATCACAACCAACACACAAACCAGTAACCATTCACGAACTCAACAAACAGAAACTCAGTTACAAACCCATTTACATCGAACCAACAACCCATACACCTCACAAATCCGTACCGCGCAGTCAACACAAAAGAAGAGAGGAGGACGTCACAGTCGAGGCCGTACGTGAACCACTGACCCAGAGGCGTCAACATCACCTTCAAGTCCAAACCGGCACAAAGGTAGTaaaattttaccttttttgtAGATATAGGGTTGTATATTTAGTCTTTGTGGACTTTAGGTTGACAATAGTATAGAGGAGAAGAAAAGAGTGagaaagagtaaaaaaaaaagaaaagagggtGGCTCtagcggcggcgccgccacctaTGGTGGTTGGCTACCGCGCCGGAGCCACCTCCGACCAACATCTCTCctatcggagaagatgaagaagtgaAGAGAGAGAACAGAGAGGAAAtgagtgaagagagagaaatccatgtttgaaatgaaaaaaccaGTCCACAGCCTATATATACTGTTAGGCCGAACCGGTTCAGCGCTTGAACCGAACCGGACCTAAAACCGGTTCCCTTTAAGCCCAACGCCCCATCTGTTTTCCAAAGGCCCAGTTTCAATTCCTCTTTATATACTGCACACCCCATAATACTGCtgcaccccccccccccccaaccttgtgattgaacctcatttttttttattatttctttcatgccttttatttttttttgtttttttagcatcgtaatcattattttatactctctcatgcatgttttatttatttatgtcatttatgttagaatgtaaactaggcttaatgtaaataatttatttttcttgtcatttattttccgCAGACTTTAGAATGTATCATAGGCTTTTATGTAGTAGTCGTAGGTGCATGTGTGTGTGCGTGTGTATGCCTCTCTTTATGCTTTATAATTTAGGTTATAGGTCTTtatggtgatccaacgtcaccaTGAAGTacctacgttttatttttatgctccgttagtttaattttagtccaatattcaaaaaccacaaaaaaatcaaatatgtcaaaacttcaaaaatattttttaataaaccttggtttgtaacccaagtgttttccttttattttcttaatcaaatgcttaattgaattaacatTCATAATAGATttgatttcttgtaattaaaatttgaccaacctcaccttattttatctcatgccttgaggcctctttcccttctaaaaacccattttcaaaaatatcttaaaatcaacctaacccaccaaaaagaaactttttaggtgaactacattggttttgatcccttttctttaagggtatgtaggcataggattttcatccttccaaatcaaataaaaataaccaaaaacatacttcttcttcctccattctttcacttagacttttaggtaataattttcaaataagcaatgaatgtagcacaagataaattaggtaagaggttcctacggaataccgtagacgcttagggtgctagcaccttcccttcgcgtaaccaacccccgaatccaaagtctcgataagggtttttcactcattttttccctttccacgaataaaaatcaagagttcaaagattgacgattcaaatcaattaatggtttgatatccgaaaatcacgagcacagaaatggcgacttcactggggatttaaatcctacgcgggttaaacccaccttactttctttattttgtgctttattttttgtttatgctttgtaaaTATCTTCTTACATActacgtgagtggtgagataagctctacacccgagcttgagggaaacttaagataggacggtggtataatcatagttccataccaagagtactcttcggtattggcacatgtgataaccccactcaacggagggatcttggaagtatatgttgtcaacgtgagtactcatgtttggCATGCTGTTTTCAAGTGACcattgaagttgaggacctttagtcacctttaacccatcttggccttttaggacgtagtgcggtggctaatcgagagtactcttgaattagttgatacgcgatactacactcaaacgagactatccgacgaatataattggaatgggagtactcccgtcacccgataaatattcggaggtggttaaagactttgggaacttggtagaacccttgttacaagtgcaatttgaaaccttagtccttaccaaatggcgttgttacttAACTTCACCATACATCCTAGCattatcatgcatacatgcattcatccataaatatcttttcatttcatcaaaaaaaattgaaggacttataAAAGCTTTGTTGTAAACATTGTAGATATGAGGAGTCTTAGGCAGTATAGTTTCAGGAAGCCGGATCTTTTGAGTTTGAGAAAGCTAGGGAAGAAAGTGCTTTGTACGGATGACTTTTTCGAGCAACATGGAAATTTGCTGGGTGTTGTTAAGACGGATATCGACGAAGGGCTTCTCAATGCTTTTGTCCAGTTCTATGACCCGGGCTACCATTGCTTTACTTTTCAAGATTACCAGATCCTTCCCACCTTGGAGGAGTACTCTTGTTGGATTAATCTACCAGTGTTGGACAAAGTACCTTTCAGTGGCCTCGAGGAAACTCCCAAACACTCAACCATTGCCGCAACCCTCCATCTTGAAACGGACGAAGTGAAAACACATCTCATCACCAGGGGGAAATTTTTGGGTTTCTCCACTGATTTCCTTTACGAAAGGACCACATTCTTTGACAAAATGGGGGTTGCCTATGCTTTTAACTCTATCCTGGCCTTGCTTGTTTATGGCCTCGTACTCTTCCCTagcctcgacaactttgtggacatcaAGGCCATCCAAATTTTCTTGTCAAAGAACCCTGTCCCTACCTTATTAGGTGATACCTATCTCTCCATCCATAGACGCACCCAAGCTGGTCGTGGAACTATCCTTTGTTGTGCGCAATTGTTATATCGGTGGATCACCTCTCTCTTACCCCGAACTCCTCACTTCACCACCAATCCAGAAAACCTTCTTTGGTCAAAAAGACTCATGTCCCTTACTCCAGCCGAGGTAGTGTGGTACGACCGGGTTTATGACAAAGGAACTATTATTGACAGTTGTGGGAAATTCGCCAATGTACCACTTCTTGGTATGGAGGGAGGAATTAGCTACAATCCTACACTTGCCAGACGCCAGTTCGGATATCCCATGGAAAAGAAGCCTCTCAGCATCTATCTAGAGAATGTGTATTACTTCAACACAGAGGACAGTACAGGCATGAGGGAGCAGGTCGTGCGAGCTTGGCACACCATTCGTAGAAGAGACAAAGGCCAGTTAGGAAAAAAGACAGGCGCCGTTCATGAATCAtacactcagtgggtgatagatagaGCTGTCCAAATCAGGATGCCTTACAAGATATCAAGGTTTGTATCTGCAATCACTCCAGCACCACCCCTGCCTATGACCTTTGACACCGAGAAAGAGTGCCAGGAGAAGATAGCTGAGTTAACCCGCGAAAGTTACATGTGGGAAAGAAAGTACCGCAAGAAAGAGCAAGAGTATGATACTTTGAAGAACCTTTTGGATCAGCAGATCCAGGCTAATCGCcaggaaaaggaagaaaatattaGGCTGAGGGCCGCTCTCCAAAAGAAGGAAGACTTTCTTGACAAGGTTTGTCCGGGGAGGAAGAAGAGGCGTATGGATCTTTTTGATGGTCCACATTCTGATTTTGAGGACTAGTCCCCTTCAGGAGCTCGAGGGTCGTTCAGTTTGTTTTACACGCTTTTACTAGTTTTTCCTTTATGTACTttggagtctatcccttggctcagtctgttaaaagggaattatctggtttttactttgaaagtctatcccttggctttgttgttagaaagggaattatcttgtaatcaactttgtttttttgtatatatgaaTTATTTAGGTTGATATGTTTACAAAATTACTTCTATAGGTCCTtcgataaaaaatatataaaaattgcatattttggcatatagcatatcatgcatcatgttgCATTCATAAAAAGTGTCAAAGCCAAGTCTCATATTTTCCTCATTTCTGCCTCAGGAGAGAAGCAAAGGTGGTCCGACGTATTCAGCACAGACCTACCCGTGTTCACCATACTCGTGCATAcatcaaaaagaaaatggtAGCTACTGAGCAAGAGAACAATGACCTTAGGGAAGAAGTTAGTAGCCTCAAGGaaggtatggaaaagataactGCAATGATGATGGACATGATGGCCGCACAGGCACAAGCCTCTCAAGCAAAAGCTGTTCAGACTGTTCGGGCAGATGTTGAAGTCTCTCAGCCTGCTGGTTCTCCGGTGACCCAGCCAATTTCTACTGCAACTATTGGTACTACACAGCCTTTGGTGAATCAGTTTTCCTCTGGTGATATGACAAACATGTATAATTCAGGGTTTCGTCCTGCTGGCTCTCTTGGTTTTTATATCCCTCCTCAGTATCATATGCCGCCAGGCTATCCGTGGGGCATGCCACTCACAAATAATGAAGGTGTTCGTCATAATGCACCGGAAATGCAGTTCCCTTTTGGTCAGCAACAAACACCGTTTTATCAGTCCGGCCAGCCTTTTCCTCAGGCCACTATGACCTATGCTGGACCCCTTGTTCATGCTGCTCATCAAGAAGAAGATCAAGTTTATCACTCCAATAGTGTGGCGGGTGATGATAGGGTGGGAAACTTGGAAGAAAAGTTTGAGGCGGTGCATAAAGAGTTAAAGACTATCCGCGGTAAAGAAATGTTCAGTCAGAATGTGAATGACCTCTACTTGGTTCCAGACGTGGTGATACCTCATAAGTTTAAAATGCCAATCTTTGAAAAGTACACAGGGGATACTTGCCCTGAGATGCACTTAGTCACATATGTCAGGAAGATGATAGCTCACAAGAATAATGAGCCTCTTCTTATTCACTGTTTCCAGGACAGTTTGACTGGTCCCGCACATACGTGGTACATGAATTTGAAGGGCATCACTACATTTGAGGAGTTGGCCAATGCTTTCATCCAACAGTACAAATATAACTCTTATCTGGCACCTAACCGGAAAGAACTTCAATCTATGACTCAGGGTGATAAGGAATACGCTCAGCGCTTCGTTCAGAAATCTGCTCAAATCCGTCCGCCTCTGGATGAAAGGGAAGTGTCTGATCTATTCTATGAGACTCTGAGCCCTTTCTACTCAGAGAAGATGCTTGGTTGTGCTTCACAAAAGTTTACCGATATGGTAGATATGGGTGTGCGCATTGAAGATTGGGTCCGTAAGGGACGTGTGAGTAAGGATGGTGCTTCTTCAGGTGGTTCATCTAATGGTAATAGGAAGTTCGGAAATGGGTACTCAAAGAAGAACGCTCAAGAGGTTGGCATGGTGGCCCATGGCGGATCCCAGCCTGTTTACCCCAGCTACCCCTATGTTGCTAACATTCCACCACCTACCCCAGCTCCACAAAACCCAAACTATCAACTACAAAGGCCTCAAACACCCCACCCATATTATCCACCACTATATCAACCACAACCTTATCAGCCACAACCGTTTTATCAGCAACCATACTATACCCCACCACCACAGCCACAACAGCCTCGCCCTCgagctcaacaacaacaacctcgcCCTCAAAGAAACCAATTTCCCCCTATTCCCATGACATATGAAGCCTTGTTACCTTCGTTGCTTGCCAGAGGTCTTGTTCAGACCCTACCACCTCCTCGTGTGCAGAACCCTTTACCCCCATGGTTCCGTGCTGATAGAAAttgtgccttccatcaaggggcaccggGACATGACATTGAACATTGTTACCCCTTTAAAGAAGCAGTTCAAAAGTTGATTCATAACAAAGATTTATCCTTTACTGACCCTAACCCTGTTGCTCCAAACAATCCTCTGCCACCCCATGGGCCTACTGTTAACATGGTTGAAGATTATCAAGAAGGGGGTCTTGTCACTCGCTCTCAGGATATCAAAACTCCGTTGGTTCCATTACATGTGAAAATGTGTGAGGCAGCTATGTTTAGCCACAATCATAATAGTTGTGAGGTATGTTCTGTGGACCCCCGCGGCTGCGTGCAGGTTCAAAATGATGTGCAAGGGCTAATGGATCGAGGAGACCTGGTTGTCACAAGGGAGGACAAGAGCATTTGTGTTGTAATCCCTGTGTTCAAGGATAGTGCGAAGTCAATTGACGGTGTTACTCCGGTGTTCAAGGACAATTCCAAGCCAGTCGTCACTCCTCTTGTGATTTGTGTACCAAGACCCAAGCCGTTTTTCTCTCAAAACGTCATGCCGTATAACTATGAACCTACAAGCATAGAGAATGGTAAAGAGATATCCTTGAGTCCCTCAACTTCTGTGAGTAACATTGCGGAGAATAGTCAAATTCTGAGAAGTGGACGTATTCTTCCGGCTGTTGTGCAAGCAAAGAAGAAAGCTCCGGTGATAGAGTCCGTGCCGGTACCGGATCCTAGCAAGGGTAAGAGTGTGGTTCAACCTAGTGGAACTGATAATGATGAGATTTTGAAGCTGATCAAGAAAACTGATTATAAGATAGTGGATCAGTTATTGCAGACTCCATCAAAGATTTCTATTATGTCACCATTGACAAGCTCTGATGCTCATAGGGATGCCTTAATGAAAGTGTTGAATCAAGCCTACGTAGACCATGATGTGACTTTGGGTCAATTTGGGAGCATTGTTGGAAATGTGACGGCATGCAACAATCTgagtttcagtgatgaagaccTCCAAGTGGAGGGGAAAAATCATAATATGTCCTTGCATATCTCTGTTATGTGCACAACAGATTCTTTGTCCAATGTCTTGATAGACACCGGTTCTTCCCTCAATGTGATGGCGAAGACAACCTTTGATAAATTGACATATTCAGATGGATTTATTAGGCCTAGTTGCGTATGAGTAAGGGCATTTGATGGATCCAGAAAGACGGTATGGGGAGAAGTAGATTTACCTATCACTATTGAGCCCCAAGAGTTTAAAGTTACATTCCAGATAATGGATATTCAAGCTTCCTACAGCTGTTTACTTGGTAGACCATGGATTCATAAAGCCGGGGCAGTAACATCCACCCTTCATTAAAAGCTAAAGTTTGTGAGtcgtggaaagcttgttacagtGAGTGGGGAATCAGCTCTTTTGGTTAGCCATTTGTCGTCTTTTTCCTTCATTGGTGGTGAAAGTTCGGATGGAACATCATTCCAGGGGCTTTCAGTTGAAAGTGGTACTACAAGAGGTGAAACATGCATGGTATCTCtaaaggatgctcagagagtaATTCAAGAAGGAAAAGCGGAAGGTTGGGGGAAGTTAGTACAGTTGCCCGAGAACAAGCACAAAGAAGGTCTGGGTTTCTCCGGCAATAAGCAAATGATGTTCGACCCAACTAGGGGTACCTTTCACAGTGCCGGATTCATTAATGCGCCACCTGAGACTAATGCAATCTTGGAAGATCAATCAGAAGAGGTGGCACCTGACTTTGTGACTCCTGGTGGAAACTGCTGCAATTGGATTGTTGTTGACATCCCTTCTGCGATACCTCTTTCTAAGTAATGTGtttgtctttttgttttttttaagaaaactcctttCGTCCTACCCCAGACGAAAGTGAAATCTTGCAGGGTTTGTTTTTACTTTGAGTGTGTTTTCAGTATTAATGAAAATTGTCGTTTCTGTCACGGCCGTTATtatattttagtgctttttctggaaaaaatggtaatacaaaaaaccaaaaaaaaaacttgttctctttttcttttaaaaaaaaaaaatcaatttcaaaggtcTGCATTCACTATCTTActaaaaatcaatcatgaatcatatgCAGACTGAACATACATGAGCCCATTTAACATGGTGACCCTATGCTGcctcccaactttgagttcccagTTTACGAGGCTTGGGTagaagaggatgaagagatTCCCGATGAGCTTCGATGGATGTTAGAGCAAGAAAgaaaagccattcagcctcacaaGGAAGAAATAGAGTTAATCAACCTGGGTACTGAggatgataaaaaagaaattaagattGGAGCGTAATTGGAGCCGTCTGTCAAGAAAAAGATAATTGAGCTTCTCAGAGAGTATGATGATATATTTGCATGGTCCTACAAAGACATGCCGGGGTTAGACCATGATGTTGTGGAACACCGTTTGCCTTTGAAGCCCGAGTGTCCTCCAGTCAAGCAGAAGTTAAGAAgatctcatccagatatggctctcaagatcaaagaggaagtgCGAAAGCAAATTGACGCAGGTTTCTTGATTACCTCCGAATATCCTCAATGGTTGGCCAACAtagtgcctgttccaaagaaagatggtaaggtcagaatgtgtgttgactatCGGGATTTGAACAAAGCTAGTCTGAAAGATGATTTCCCTTTACCTCACATTGATGTATTAGTTGATAGTTGTTGTACCccgattttggacctaaaaatactcattcgaATTTCTTTTCCAACACTGACATTTGTCAATTTGCTGTTATTTTACTCCGAACCTTTATtttgtttcatctgcatatttcaATATCTCTGTCTCAAACTattttcaatcatgattttatctttgattttcttgGATAAAGCTATCCAAAATatctttcttgcattacaagtcatttggaAAACCCTCTCAGAAACATCATATTGCATTTTCCTGCATTTTAttgcaaaaatcatacaaaagggtatttttgtcatttcctacagtggaacccattttaatCCCTGTGTtggtctctgagtcttttcaatttgtctgtacaaaccattgttgaatctttgtttaaaaatcatttcaaaaattgcatctaagtcagtctgagtcagtttagtccccaggggcattttggtcttttcctgtcaaaattttgacagggaggtattttgaaatacctcatgtcagtatttggttcgttttagtccttttgttgattttatttttggtttcactttacgttttttcaaattaccaattttaatccaattttatttttaaattgcattttagtccaagagacagtttctaaaattgcatttcagtcccaaacagtttaaaaattacattttagtccttttttattattacagtccaatccttcaatttttccttttttgcagagaggtccctaagtccagtccaggtgtcatcaccccattgggtctcaaagtacacatgtcagctataaaaacaacacagtgtcagattttCAGGATCGGATACACAATCATTGAAATCACcacaaacagattttttttctctctccattcagttacaaatcaaaacagaaaaatcatagaaaatcatcaagaatattcacataaaccctaaccgaaatcatcacaaattcatcaaattcatccttCTTTTTGTACGATCCTCAGAGATTCTTcgcgaatcttcatcactgaaccGTTTCTgctctgcaattcaagtgcgaattcGCCACCGAAAGCGGCGAATCCGAGCACGATCACAGAGAGAGGAGAAGAGGAAAAAGTCCGAATCCAGCAACAAAACTAAATCCAGCACCGAATCCGGCAACAAGACCGAATCCAGCGCCAAATCCAGCAACAAATCCGCGCCAAGAAccaccaaaatcaacaaagtCCGAaccaaatcaccaagaacatcaccaaacaacaagcacAAATTCGGTCAAAGAGTCACGAGAAGAGGAAA
It encodes:
- the LOC112420033 gene encoding uncharacterized protein; this encodes MVATEQENNDLREEVSSLKEGMEKITAMMMDMMAAQAQASQAKAVQTVRADVEVSQPAGSPVTQPISTATIGTTQPLVNQFSSGDMTNMYNSGFRPAGSLGFYIPPQYHMPPGYPWGMPLTNNEGVRHNAPEMQFPFGQQQTPFYQSGQPFPQATMTYAGPLVHAAHQEEDQVYHSNSVAGDDRVGNLEEKFEAVHKELKTIRGKEMFSQNVNDLYLVPDVVIPHKFKMPIFEKYTGDTCPEMHLVTYVRKMIAHKNNEPLLIHCFQDSLTGPAHTWYMNLKGITTFEELANAFIQQYKYNSYLAPNRKELQSMTQGDKEYAQRFVQKSAQIRPPLDEREVSDLFYETLSPFYSEKMLGCASQKFTDMVDMGVRIEDWVRKGRVSKDGASSGGSSNGNRKFGNGYSKKNAQEVGMVAHGGSQPVYPSYPYVANIPPPTPAPQNPNYQLQRPQTPHPYYPPLYQPQPYQPQPFYQQPYYTPPPQPQQPRPRAQQQQPRPQRNQFPPIPMTYEALLPSLLARGLVQTLPPPRVQNPLPPWFRADRNCAFHQGAPGHDIEHCYPFKEAVQKLIHNKDLSFTDPNPVAPNNPLPPHGPTVNMVEDYQEGGLVTRSQDIKTPLVPLHVKMCEAAMFSHNHNSCEVCSVDPRGCVQVQNDVQGLMDRGDLVVTREDKSICVVIPVFKDSAKSIDGVTPVFKDNSKPVVTPLVICVPRPKPFFSQNVMPYNYEPTSIENGKEISLSPSTSVSNIAENSQILRSGRILPAVVQAKKKAPVIESVPVPDPSKGKSVVQPSGTDNDEILKLIKKTDYKIVDQLLQTPSKISIMSPLTSSDAHRDALMKVLNQAYVDHDVTLGQFGSIVGNVTACNNLSFSDEDLQVEGKNHNMSLHISVMCTTDSLSNVLIDTGSSLNVMAKTTFDKLTYSDGFIRPSCLKFVSRGKLVTVSGESALLVSHLSSFSFIGGESSDGTSFQGLSVESGTTRGETCMVSLKDAQRVIQEGKAEGWGKLVQLPENKHKEGLGFSGNKQMMFDPTRGTFHSAGFINAPPETNAILEDQSEEVAPDFVTPGGNCCNWIVVDIPSAIPLSK